A window from Shimia isoporae encodes these proteins:
- a CDS encoding UxaA family hydrolase produces MSEAIFDPRLLVLANGDNIAVLKATIAAGEVILVAGEPVTISATLGLGHKLAVTPIPQGKDVVKYGFPIGFAAEDVGIGEHVHVHNLSSRYTAVEIME; encoded by the coding sequence CACGCCTGTTGGTCCTTGCCAACGGGGACAACATCGCAGTTCTCAAAGCCACAATCGCAGCCGGTGAGGTCATTCTGGTGGCCGGTGAACCGGTCACCATTTCCGCAACGCTTGGCCTCGGTCACAAGCTGGCCGTGACCCCCATTCCGCAAGGCAAGGACGTGGTCAAATATGGCTTTCCCATAGGTTTTGCGGCCGAAGATGTTGGTATTGGAGAACATGTACACGTGCACAACCTGTCCAGTCGCTACACAGCGGTCGAGATCATGGAGTAA